From one Bifidobacterium sp. WK012_4_13 genomic stretch:
- the hisB gene encoding imidazoleglycerol-phosphate dehydratase HisB, with protein sequence MDRTASITRKTSESSVSLSLNLDGTGITHIDTSVPFYNHMMTALGKHSLIDLDIKASGDTDIDVHHTVEDIAIVFGEALNKALGDKRGIRRFADVTVPLDEALARAVIDISGRPYVVCTGEPEGFEFALIGGHFTGSLVRHVMESIALHAGICLHLTLLAGRDPHHIAEAEFKALARALRFAVESDPRVTGIPSTKGAL encoded by the coding sequence ATGGATCGCACAGCATCGATAACCCGCAAGACAAGCGAATCAAGCGTTTCGCTCAGTCTCAACCTTGACGGCACCGGCATCACGCATATCGATACCAGCGTGCCGTTCTACAACCATATGATGACCGCACTTGGCAAGCATTCCCTGATCGATCTGGACATCAAGGCAAGCGGCGATACCGATATTGACGTCCATCACACCGTCGAGGACATCGCCATCGTTTTCGGTGAGGCGTTGAACAAGGCGCTCGGAGACAAGCGGGGCATCCGACGTTTCGCGGATGTGACGGTTCCCTTGGATGAGGCCCTGGCCCGGGCGGTCATCGATATCTCTGGCAGGCCATACGTGGTCTGCACCGGTGAGCCAGAAGGCTTCGAGTTCGCTCTGATCGGTGGGCATTTCACCGGCTCGCTGGTACGGCATGTGATGGAATCAATCGCGCTGCATGCCGGAATCTGCCTGCATCTCACACTGCTTGCAGGACGCGATCCGCACCATATCGCCGAGGCTGAATTCAAGGCGCTTGCCCGTGCCTTGCGCTTCGCGGTGGAATCCGATCCACGCGTCACCGGCATTCCGAGCACGAAGGGAGCGCTGTGA